CAGCACGTGCCCATCCGGCGAGGCGGCGACTACTTCACGGCCGCCAGTGGCGCCCTGGGCTGGGCGCTGCCGGCGGCCGTCGGCATCAAGATGGCGTGGCCCGCGCGCCCCGTGGTGGCGGTGGTGGGGGACGGCTCGTTCCACTACGCCCCCCAGGCGCTCTGGACGGCCGCCCGGGAGTCGGTGGGCGTCTCGGTGGTGGTGCTCGACAACGGCGGCTACGCCATCCTCAAGAGCTACGCGGCCGCCTTCTACCCGACGGGGGCCGACCAGGTGCCGGGGCTCGACGTGCCGGCTCCGGGCATCGCCGAGGCCGCCCGGGCCCTCGGGGCCGCCGCCGAGCGGGTCCAAGACCCCGACGCCCTGGAGCCGATCCTGGGCCGGGTGCTGCGGCCCGAGGAAGGGCCGGCGGTGGCCGTGGTCGCCGTCGACCGGGAGGTGCCGAGGCTCTTCTGACGGGGTGAGCGGGGGAGCCGACGCCCAGGCAGGCGGGGCCGCCGTCGAGGCGGGGGGCCGACGTCGAGGCGGCGGAGCCGTCGGGAGGGAGACGAGGGGAGTTGGTGACGATGCCGGTCTACCGGGATGCCCGGCATCTCAAGGAGATCATGGCCGCCCTGGCCGAGCGGGCTCGCTTCAGCGACGCCGCCCGCGGTCTGCGGGACGCGCAGCTGGTGGTGGCGTTCGTCTATCGCAACCCGGATGTCACGGTCGTCATGGACGGCCGCACGCCCACCACCGACGGCTCTTACATGACCGTCCGCTTCGACGCCCTCGAGCCACCGCCCGACGTCACCTTCGAATCGCCCGCCGACGTCGGCCACACCTTCTGGCAGGGCAAGCTCAACGTGCCGGCCGCCCTGGCCCGTGGCCAGGTCAAGGCCCGCGGCGCCATCGCCCGAGCCCTCAAGCTGCTGCCCCTGCTGCCCCCTCTCTACCAGATGTACCGGGAGGTGCTGGTGGCGCGGGGCGAAGGAGATCTCCTCTCGTGAGTGCCGCCCCCGTGCCGGCGCCGCCGGCCCCCATCGCGGTGCGGGCGGCGGTCCTGGAGGACGTGGGCGGCCCGCTGCGGGTCGAGACCGTCGAGCTCGATCCCCCCGGGCCGGGCGAGGTACGGGTGCGAGTGGCAGCCGCCGGCGTCTGCCGCAGCGACCTCCACGTCCTGCACGGGACGCTCCCAGTGCCGCTACCCGCCGTGCTGGGCCACGAAGGCGCCGGCATCGTGGAGTCAGTGGGGCCCGGCGTCACCCGGGTGCGTCCGGGCGATCCCGTCGTCTTCAACTGGGTGCCGGGCTGCGGACGGTGCCACTACTGCCGCATCGGGCGGCCCGATCTGTGCGATGCGGCCTTCGACATGCAGGTGAGCGGCACGCTGCCGTCGGGCGAGACCCGCTTCCGGCTGGGCGGGCGGGCGCTGCACCACTTCTCGGGCGTCTCCTGCATGGCCGAGGCGACGGTGGTGCCCGAGGCGGGCGTCGTCCCCATCCCGCCGGGCATCCCCCTCGAGCGCGCCGCACTGGTGGGATGCGCCGTCACCACCGGCTACGGAGCCGTCGTCCACACCGCCGGCGTACGGCCGGGGACGAGCGTCGCGGTGCTGGGGTGCGGCGGGGTCGGCCTCAACGTCATCCAGGCCGCCCGCCTGGCCGGCGCCCACCCCATCATCGCCATCGACGTGCGCCCCGACAAGCTCGCGCTGGCCCGCCGCTTCGGCGCCACCCACACCGTCGACGCCGGCCGCAGCGAGGATGTCATCACCCCCGTGCTGGAGCTGACCGACGGGCTGGGCGCGGACTACGCGTTCGAGGTGATCGGGCGGCCGGAGACCATCGCGGCCGCCTACGGCGCCGTGCGCAAGGGCGGCACGGCCGTAGTGGTGGGCGTGGCGGCGCCGCACGAGGAGGTGGCCATCAACGCCTTCTCGCTGCCGTCGCAGTCCAAGGTGCTGACGGGCACCTGGTACGGGCGCTCCCGCCCCGACGTGGACATCCCCCGCATCCTCGCCCTGGTCCAGGCAGGCCGCCTCGACCTGGACGGGCTCGTCTCCGCCACGGTGCCGCTCGATGCGGTGGGCGAGGCCTTGGAGGCGCTCGAGTCGGGCCGGGCGGTGCGCACCGTCATCCGCATGGGGGAGGCCGGGGACGCCGGGGAGGCCGGCGACGCCGCGGAAGGGAAGTGACGCCTTCATGGCCATCGACGGCGTGCGGCGCTGGGAGCGCCGCCTCTTCATCGACGGGGAGTGGGTCGCCGCCTCCGGCGGCGACCGCTCCTACCTCGTCATCGATCCGGCGACGGGCGAGGCCTTCGCCGAAGCCGCCGACGGCAGCCCCGCCGACGTGGACGCCGCCGTGCGAGCCGCCTCGGCCGCCATGGACGACGCTCGCTGGCTGGGCATCGACCCTCTCGAGCGCTCCCGCACCCTTCACCGCATCGCCCAGCTCATCCGGGAGCGCCAGGACCAGCTCGCCGACCTCATGACCCGCGAAAACGGCATGCCGGTCAGCTTCGCCCAGTGGCTGGAGATCCCCATGGCGGCCGATGTCTTCGACTACTTCGCCGCTCTGGTGCCGACCACCGGTGGCCGCACCCTCCCCTTCTCGCTGCCGGGCCCCCAGGGGCAGTACCTCCTGTTCACCCTCAAGGAGCCGGTGGGCGTGGTGGGCCTCATCACCCCCTGGAACTTCCCCCTGCTGATGCCCGCCTGGAAGGTGGCCGCTGCCCTGGCCGCCGGCTGCTCGGCGGTGCTCAAGCCGGCGCCCGAGACGCCCTTCACGGCGCTGGCCCTGGCGGAGATCTGCGCCGAGGCCGGCGTGCCGCCCGGCGTCCTCAACGTCGTGCCCGGCGGCGACGAGACCGGGGCGGCGCTGGTGGCCCACCCCGGCGTGGCCAAGATCGCCTTCACCGGCGAGACGGCGACGGGGGCCAAGATCCTGGCGGCCGCCGCGCCCGACATCAAGCGGGTCACCCTGGAGTTGGGCGGCAAGTCGCCCAACATCGTCTTCGACGACGTGCCCCTGGAGGAGGCCGTCTCGGGGGCCGTCTTCGGCGTCTACCTCAACTCCGGGCAGGTCTGCCAGGCCGGCACCCGGGTGCTGGTGCAAGAGACCATCTACGAGCGCTTCGTCGAGGCGCTGGCTGAGCGGGTGCGCCAGCTCAAGGTGGGGCCCGGCCGCGATCCCGCCACCGACGTGGGGCCGGTCATCCGCGAGCACCAGCTCCGCCGCATCCTCGGCTACGTGGAGACGGGCACCCGTGAGGGGGCTCGCCTGGTCGTCGGCGGGCGCCGGCTCGAGGCGCTCGGGCCGGGCTACTTCGTCGAGCCCACCGTCTTCGCCGGCGTGACGGCCGAGATGACCATCGCCCGCGAGGAGATCTTCGGGCCGGTGGCGGCGGTCATCCCGTTCCGCGACGAGGCGCACGCCATCGAGCTGGCCAACCGGACCCTCTACGGGCTCGCGGCCGGCGTCTGGACCCGCGACGTCAAGCGGGCCCTGCGGGTGGCGCGCGGCGTCCGGGCCGGCACGGTCTGGGTCAACACCTATCAGGTGCTCTCGCCCACCGCCCCCTTCGGCGGCTACAGGCAGAGCGGCCTGGGCCGTGAGCTCGGCCCCGACGCATTGGAGCCCTACCTGGAGACCAAGACCGTCATCGTCGACCTCAACGAGGAGGCGCTGCGGTTCTTTTGAAGAAGGTCCCCGCTCGAGGGACGCCGTCGCGCGGGCAGAGGGGGACCGGCCCGTGCAAGCGCAGGGCCGACACGCCGACTACGACCCGTCCGCCTGGTTCTACGACCGGCATTGGGGCGGCTTCAGCCGCCAGGTGTTGCCGGTCCTGGAGCGACTGGTCCTGGGGGAGCTCCCAGCCGGGGCTCGCATCCTCGATCTGTGCTGTGGCACGGGCCACTTGGCGGCGCTGCTGACGGAGCGGGGTTTCCGGGTGGTGGGGGTCGACGTATCGGCCGGGATGCTGGCCTTCGCCCGGGTCCACGCCCCCCAGGCCGACTTCGTGCTGGCCGACGCGCGTGACTTCGCCCTGCCCGAGGCGGTCGACGCGGCCGTCTCGCTCTACGACTCCCTCAACCACATCCTCGCCCTCGACGAGCTGGCCCGGGTCTTCGTCAACGTGCGCCGGGTCCTCGTGCCGGGAGGAGCGGGACCTTCGGATGCCCTGGGGCCAGGGGCGGACGTTCTTCGTCGCCACCGTCCTCACGACGAGGTGGCCGCCGCCGACGCCGGCGCCGACGGCCGGGGCCGGGTAGCTCCCACGAAGCGGGCGCCCACCACCGCCACGTAGGCCACCCACGCCAGCACTTCCAGCAGCGACGGGTCGGCGTTGTAGCCGAAGAGCGCCTTCAAGAGAGAGCCGATGACGCCGCTCTCGTCGAGGACCCCGCTCGTGTCCCACACACGCTCGACGACGACGGGCACCAGACCGGCCTCCTGGAGCTCGTGGATGCCCGATGCCAGCAGGCCGGCTGCCACCAACACCAGCAGCAGCCCGGTGTAGAAGAAGAACCGCCGCAGGTCGAGCCGCACCGACGCCCGGTACATGAGGTGCGCCAGGGCGACTGCCCCCGCCAACCCGACCAGGGCGCCCGCGACGGCCCCGGCGTCGGGCTCCACGATGAAGACGGCTGCCAGGAAGAGGACGCTCTCGACCCCCTCCCGCAGCACCGCCACGAACGCCACGCTGGACAGCCCCAGCCGCTGGCCCGCCGACAGCGCCTGATCGACCCGCCGCTCCAGCTGCCCCCTGATGTGGCGGGCCTGGGACTGCATCCACAGGATCATGGACGTCAGGACGACCACGGCTGCCAGCAGGACGACGCCTTCGAAGATGGCCTCGGCCCTGCCCTCGAAGCCGCCGGCCACCACCCGGAAGAGGCCCGCCAGGGCAGCGCTGGCCACGACGGCGGCTGCCACGCCTCCCCAGACGTAGCGGGCATGGGCGGACTGACCGATCTTGCGGAGGTAACCCAGCAGGATGGCGACGATGAGGGCCGCCTCGAGGCCCTCGCGCAACATGATCAGGGCGGCTGCGCCCACGTGTGGGGGCCCCCTCTCCGGGGGCGAGTATACGCGAGGGTATTTAGCCGCGTCAACTATAAACCGGAGCAAGCGTTTCTCTCTGACAAGAGATTCTCTGTTGTCTACCGTTACCATTTGGCCCGCGCTGGATCCGGGCAACCGGGGGCTGGAGCTGAAGCTCGGCTCGCCGTCCCCGCTCGTGTATAACGGCCCCCTCTCGACGGCAGGCTGCTGCTCCAGCACACCCGTCAGGATCTCCACTCCCACCGGGGCGAACGGCCGCAGGGCCGCTGGCTGTTCGCGCGAGAGGCGCACCATGACGACGCTGGCGTCGCCCCCCCGGGTCATCTCGGGGGAAACGAACGTCACCCTTGCGGGATAGGCCTGCGATTCGAGGTGCTCCAGCGTCAGCCGGCGCCTCTCCTCTGCCCTTCTATGACTTGCCCTGGCACTCCAGGATGGGACTCCCAGCCACTCGGTCTCCCTTCTGCAGGAAGTCAGGGCTTGGTCTTTCCCCCGCGGACGGCCACCGTTTGAAGCGGGCAAACCCTACCGGGAGGAAGAGGGACTCGAAGCAATCCTGCCGGTCTTGTACCTGGAAATGCAGGTGTGGCTGGGTGAAATGACCCGAGTTGCCACACTCCGCTATCTTCGGACCGCGGCGGACCCGCTCTCCTGGCCGGACGCAGATGCTGCCCCTTCGCAAGTGAGCGAGCAGCGAGTACTCATTGGCGGCATGCTGAATGACCACGAAGTTTCCGCGAATGTCCGGGGCCGTGAAATCGATGGTCCCCACGATGGGCCAATCCCGGATATCGTCCCGGACCTTTACCACTACTCCTTCGGCAGGAGCCAGGATCAGCGCACCGTAAGCAAAGTAATCCGTCAAGCGAACACCCTTTTCGGTGAACATGTGCCCACTTTCCTCAATCCGGACAAAGCCGTAGGCGTACCGCTGCTCGACCAGGTCCCAGGAATGGGAGGTTTCGGGGATCGTGCCACCATTCGCGACCAGCCACCATCCTTCAAAGGGCAGCGTATACTCGACCTGTTGGGCGTAGGTCTCCGGCTCAGGCAACCTTCCACCGAACCGAAGTGGGGCTTCACGAATGTTGCGGACTTGCCGGAGCGCTTGCTTCATGACGTGCGGATTGAGGCGGCTCAAGCAGCTGGACAAACTCCAGAGAACATGCCCCGCGATGTCGCCGATGTCGTACCCTTGCGGCCGCATCCGAGCCCCCTCAGTGCTACGCGTGGTGGTCATCCGCCTGGGAGATGATACACGATGCGCGGGCGCACGCCTGGCCGTCCGGTATGACCAGTCTGTTATCGGCGAGCCAGCGGTATACCCTGGGGCCATACCCCATCTTGCGAAGTAGCCAGGCAACAGGTAGAAGGGGCCAGAAGACTGGCATGTACCTGAAGAGGGCTACGACAGCGTCGAACCCCCCATGCACCTCGTATCCTGCCTGGTTGAGTACAACGAGCTGCATCTCGCGTTCGACTGCATCCACCGTCAAACGGTACTTTTCGTATGACGTGTCGTGGCGAAATGACCGCACCTCCAGTGCGTGAAAGACGTCGAAGCCTTTCAGAATCTGCCCCGTGCGCCTGCAATAGGGGCAGTAGCCGTCTATGTAGATGACCATCCTGGGGAGAACTCGCCGCAAGAAGCTCGATATGGTGACCCACTCCTCGTCGCGAAGGGTAAAGAGCACAAGGGTCATCATGATAGCGGAAAAGCTAACCAACCCCATGACCACTGCAATGGCCGCGTTTACACCACCGCTCTTCCAACCGATCCTGGCAAGAGGGTAGGACGGGGAGCATGGGGCGGCGCAACTTTGCCGGGATCGAAGGAAGCAGAATCATACCTTATTCCTGCCGTTGGCACCGTGCGTTCCCATCGTCTCGGCGCAGGACTCCTTCGTTCGTCGTCTCGCTTCGACTTACGGGTCCCCGTTTTCGTGGGTCGGCAATTCGAGACCATTTTGAATGTCATCCGACGTTTTCCGGAGGCGAACGGAACCCCTGCGATGCGGTCACGCTCCCGGCGGCAGGGGCCACGGCTCTACCGAATATGGTTACTTCACCGCCGGCCCCCGAGGGACCGGGGCCCGGGCTGGGAAACGGGCCAGATGGCCACGAGGCCAAGCCTGGGGGAGGGGGCGTCGCCATGCAAGGGGCCCAACAACGACCCTCGATGGTGGGGACCTGCCTGGTCGTCAGCCTGGTCGCCCTGTCGGTCGGCGCCGCGCTGACCCTCACGTCACCGCCGACCCCGGCCGGGGCTGCGCCGCGCCGCTCCGGCGACGTCTCCGGGGTCTACGCCGGCGAGCTGTCGACCATCAACTACCTCGTCACCGCCTCCACCTCGGAGCAGTCGGTGGCGGCCAACACCATCGACACCCTGGTCGAGTACGACCATCTCGGCATCATGCGGCCCGCCCTGGCCACCTCCTGGGAGGTGTCGCCCGACGGCCTCACGTGGACGTTTCACCTGCGCCGGGGCGTGATGTGGGTGACGCACCAGGGCAAAGAGTACGCCGAGGTGACAGCCCAGGACTGGGTCGACGCCCTGCGGTACTCCTTCGATCCGGCCAACGCCTCCCTCACCGCCAACGTGGCCTACCGGGTCATCAAGAACGGCGAGCCCTACTTCAAGGGCGAGATCACCGACTTCGACGAGGTGGGCGTCAAGGCCCTCGACCGGTACACCCTCCAGTACACCCTGGAGCGGCCCGTCCCGTACTTCCTGAGCATGCTCACCTACACGGCCTTCATGCCGGTCAACGGCAGGTTCCTGGCGGAGGTGGGCGACAGGTTCGGCACGGACAACGAGTTTCTGCTCTACAACGGCGCCTACATCTTCTCGGTCTGGGAGCCCCACAACATCCAGGTGTTCGTCAAGAACGACAAGTACTGGGACGCCGACAACGTCCACATCGACCGACTCGTCTTCCGCTACAACAAGGAGGCGTCGACCCTCGCCCCCGAGCTGTTCTTGCGCGGCCAGATCACCGGGGCGGCCATCCCCACCGCCGCGCTCGACGAGTGGATGAACGACCCGGTGCGCCGCAAGATGGTCCGGCCCGGCATGACCAACTTCTACACCTACTTCTACGCGTTCAACTTCGATCCCAAGTTCGCTCCCGAGTACGAGCCGGACAACTGGAGAGTCGCCGTCAACAACCGCAACTTCCGCAAGGCCATCTTCCACGGCCTCGACCGCCGCGCCGCCCTGCTCACCGAGGACCCGTACAACCCGGACCGCCTGCTCAGCAACACCATCACCCCCCGAAACTTCGCCGCCCACGGGGGCAAGGAGTACACGGAGATCGGCGCGCTCGCCGCCCTCTCCTGGCAGGACACCTTCGACCCCGAGCTGGCGCGGCAGTACCGGGACCGGGCCAGGCAGGAGCTGGCGGGCAAGGCCAGGTTTCCCGTCAAGGTGATGATGCCCTACAACACCTCCAGCACCTCCTGGACCAACCGGGTCCAGGTCATCGAGCAGCAGCTGGAGGACCTGCTGGGCCGGGACTTCATCGACATCATTCCGGTGGGCTTCCCGCCGACGGGCTTCCTCAACGCGACCCGCCGGGCGGGCAACTACGCGCTGCAGGAGGTCAACTGGGGCCCCGACTACGCCGACCCCGAGACCTACACGGACCCCTTCGTGCCGGGTGGCACCTACAACCGGCCCGAGATGGCCATCGGCTACACCGAGGCCAACGGCAAGACCCGCTACGAAAACCTGGTCAGCGCCGCCAAGGCCGAGATCCTCGACATCGGCAGGCGCTACGAGCTCTTCGCCGAGGCCGAGGCTTTCCTGATCGAGGAGGCCTTCGTCATCCCGTACCGGGTCGGTGGCGGCGGCTACCTCGCCACCAGGCTGGAGCCTTTTACGTCGCCGTACGCGCCCTTCGGGGTCTCCGAGCTGCGGTACAAGGGCCAGGTGGTCATGGACCGGCCGATGGACTCCGAGGCCTTCGACGCGGCCTACCAGCGGTGGCTGCAGGAGCGGGCCGCCGCCCTGCGGCGGGAGGCGGCGGGGGCCGGGCAGTAGGCACCTGCTGACGGCCGGGGGGAGGCGCAGCAGCCGCATGCTGCAGTACACGCTGAGGCGTCTGGCCCATTCGCTGGTCACGATCTTCCTCGTCGTGACGGTGGTCTTCTTGCTGATGCGCCTCCTGCCCGTCGAGGGGTACTTCGGCGACAGCTACGACAAGCTGACGCCCGAGCAGCGCGAGGCGGTGCTGCGGCGGATGGGGCTTCTGGATCCCTGGTACGCGCAGCTCTATCGCTTCTACTCCCATCTGCTGCGCGGCGACCTGGGCGTCTCCGTCATCTACCGGCCCAACGTCCCGGTCCGCGAGATCCTCGCGCTCAAGATCCCCTACTCGCTCGCCTTCGGGATGGCCGCGCTGGGGCTCTCCCTGATGGCAGGCCTCGCCATGGGCGTGCACATGTCGCTCCACAAGGGAGGCTGGTGGGACAAGGCCTGGACCGGGTACGTCGTCTTCGTCAATGCCGTGCCGGCGGCCGTCTACCATCTCTTCATCCAGCTCTACGTCACCGAGATCGCGGGGCTGCCCCTGCTGTTCAGCAGCTTCGACCCCGTGAGCTGGATCCTGCCGACCATCTCCATGTCCCTCGGCGGAATCGCGGGCTACGCCATGTGGGTGCGGCGGTTCATGGTGGACGAGCTCAACAAGGAGTACATCCGTCTGGCGAGGGCCAAAGGTCTGCCGAGCAGGGCCATCATGATCAAGCACGTCATGCGCAACGCCTTCGTGCCCCTGGCCCAGTACCTGCCGGCCACCGTGCTGTTGACCATCGGCGGCTCCATCTACATCGAATCCCTCTACTCCATCCCCGGCATGGGCGGGCTCCTGGTGGACGCCATCCAGCGCCAGGACAACCCGCTGGTGCAGGCCCTGGTCCTGGTCTACTCGGTGCTCGCCATCATCGGGCTCTTCCTGGGGGACGTGCTGATGACCCTCTTCGATCCCCGCATCCGGCTGGAGCGGCAGGGGGCGACCCGGGCATGACGGCGCCGGAGCAGCGGGCCGTTGCCGGCATGGAAGAGCGCCTGCTCTTCACGCTGGCCCGCCGCAACGAGGCCGAGGCCGAGCGCACGGCCACCTCCGACTACTCCTACTGGCGCTCCACCTGGCGGGCCTTCCTGGGCAACCGCACGGCGGTCGTGCTGCTGGCGCTGATGATGTCGCTGGTGCTGCTGACCATCGTGCAGCCCTATCTGCCCGGCCAGAAGGATCCGGTGCACATCCACCGGGATCCGGTGACGGGGCTGCAGCTGCGCAATCAGCCGCCGGGGCCCGACTTCTGGCTGGGCACCAACTCCATCGGGCAGGACCTGTGGGCGCGGCTGTGGGCGGGGACCCGCACGTCGCTCATCATCGCCCTCATCGTGGGGGCGTGGGAGATCGCCTTCGGCATCCTGGTGGGGGCGGCCTGGGGCTACGTGCGGCCGCTGGAGGCGGTCATCACCGAGGCGTACAACGTCATCGACAACATCCCTACCACCATCCTGCTGACGCTGCTCGCCTACATCATGCGGCCCAGCTTCCAGACCATGATCATCGCCATGTGCGCGACGGGCTGGCTGGGAATGGCCCGCTTCGTGCGCAACCAGATCGTCATCCTGCGCGACCGCGAGTACAACCTGGCCTCCCGCTGCCTGGGCACGCCCACCTCCCGCATCGTCGTCCGCAACCTGCTGCCCTACCTGGTCTCGGTCATCGTGCTGCGCATGGCGCTGTCCATCCCCTCCACCATCGGGTGGGAGGTCTTCCTCACCTACATCGGGCTGGGGCTGCCGCTGGACCAGCCGACGCTGGGCAACCTGCTCAACGAGGGGCGCCAGGTGATGATGGCGCCGTCGCTGCGCTACCAGCTCATCTTCCCGGCCGCGGTGCTGTCGGTCATCACCGTCTCGTTCTACGTGCTGGGCAACGCCTTCGCCGACGCGTCGGATCCGCGCAACCACTTCTGACGAGGAGGGAGCGCCCACGCAAGCGGTCAGGTCAGGCATCGCCGGCGTCATGGAGGCGACGCCGGCCGCGGCGCGGTCGCCGGGCGGCCGGCCGCCGGTGCTGTCGGTAAGGGACCTGGTCATCAAGTTCCGCCTGCGGGGCCGGGTGCTCACGGCCATCCGGGGCCTCTCGCTGGACCTGCACGAGGGCGAGGCCCTGGCCCTGGTGGGTGAGTCGGGCTCGGGCAAGACGGTGCTCACCAAGTCGTGGCTGGGCATGCTCGACCCCAACGGCTGGATCGACCGGGGCGCCATCCTGATGGGCGCAAGGGATCTGGCCCGGCTGCGGGCCGAGCGGGAGTGGCTCGGCATCCGGGGCCGGCAGATCGCGATGATCTTCCAGGACCCGATGACCGCGCTCAACCCGCTGCGTACGGTGGGCGCCCAGGTGCAGGAAGCTCTCGAGCTCCACCAGGGGCTGCGGGGGAGCGCGGCGCGCGAGCGGGCCGTCGAGATCCTGGCGCAGGTGGGCATCCCCGATGCGGCGTCCCGCTATCATCAGTACCCGCACCAGTTCTCGGGCGGCATGCGCCAGCGGGTGGTCATCGCCATCGCCATCGCCTGCCGTCCGCGGGTGCTCGTCTGCGACGAGCCCACCACCGCGCTGGACGTGACGGTGCAGGCCCAGATCCTGGAGCTGATCGGGCGGCTGCGGCGCGAGCTGGGCATCGCGCTGATCTTCATCACCCACGACCTGGGAGTGGTGGCGCGCGTCGCGGACCGGGTGGCGGTGATGTACGCCGGACAGATCGTGGAGCAGGGCACGGTGGAGGAGATCTTCTGCGACCCGCGCCACCCCTACACCTGGGCGCTACTCGCCTCCCTGCCCCAGCTGGGCGTCAAGGGCGAGCCGCTGCACGCCATCCCAGGCGCGCCGCCCAACCTCCTCGCGACCATCCGGGGGGACCCGTTCGCTCCCCGCAACCCGTACGCGCTGGCCATCGACCTCGTCCAGGAGCCGCGGCCCTTCCAGGTGAGCCCCACCCACTGGGCCCGCACGTGGCTGCTCGACCCTCGGGCGCCCCGGGTGCAGCCCCCGCCCGCCGTGCGACGGCTGCGGGAGCGCCGGCGCTGGGAGGGGGGCTGGATGGGGCCCGACGGGCAGGGGCACGGGCAGGCGGCGGCCAACCGCCGTCAGCAGGGCACGCGGCGCGAGGTGCTGCTCGAGGTGCGGGACCTGCGCATCGAGTACCGGGCGCGGGGGCGACGCCCCTTTGTGGCCGTCGACGGAGTCTCCTTCGAGGTCTACCGGGGCGAGACCCTGGGGCTGGTGGGCGAGACCGGCTCGGGCAAGAGCTCCATCGGGCGGGCCATCGTGCGCATCACCGAGACGGCCGGGGGCGAGATCCGCTTCCGGGGGCGGCGCATCGACGGGCGCATCCCCCGCGAGCTCGACCGGGAGCTGACCCGCCGCATCCAGATGATCTTCCAGGATCCCATGGCCTCCCTCAACGAACGCGCCAAGGTGGACTACATCGTCTCCGAGGGCCTCTACAACACCCGCGCCTACCGCGACGAGCAGGACCGCCGGGCCCGGGTGGCGAGCGCGCTGCGGGAGGTGGGGCTGCTGCCCGAGTTCGCCAGCCGCTTCCCCCACGAGTTCTCCGGGGGCCAGCGGCAGCGCATCGGCATCGCCCGGGCCCTCATCATGGAGCCGGAGCTGGTCATCGCCGACGAGCCCGTCTCGTCGCTGGACGTCTCGGTGCGGGCGCAGGTGCTCAATCTGCTCCAGGCGCTGCAGCGGCAAAAGGGGCTCACCTACCTCTTCATCTCCCACGACCTGTCGGTGGTGCGCTACATCGCCGACCGGGTGGCGGTCATGCACCGCGGGAGGCTCGTGGAGCTGGCCGAGACGGAGGAGCTCTTCCGGTCTCCCCTGCACCCCTACACCCGGGCACTGCTCTCGGCCATCCCGGTGCCCGATCCGCGGGTGGAGCGCAACCGCCGGGTGGTGCGCTACGAGCCCCCCGGCGACGAGGACGGGCGCCGGTCGCCCCGGTGGGCCGAGGTGCGGCCGGGCCACTGGGTGCTGGCCGACGACGCGGAGCTCGAGGCGTACCGCCGGGCTCTGGAGGGACGCTAGAGTGGACGGCGCCGGGGGGCCACCCCGGCCGGCCAGACCCGGGAGGCGCCCTGCGCGGGGAACGAGGCGCCCGGCCTGGGTGCAGAACCTGTCGCGGCGGGGCCTGCGGGCGCTGGGAGTCCAGGCCAGGACCTTGACGCACCAGAGGTTTTGTCTATGATGGTCATCAGGTGGTGTCCATGAAGGTCGTCTACGTCTCCGCGCTGAAGGCCCGGCTAAGCGAGTTCCTGCGGCTGGTGAAGAGGGGCGAGACGGTCCTCGTCACGGAGCGGGGTCGGCCGGTGGCGATGCTCACCCCGGTGACCGAGCACCAGCCGCTCGGCGAGGA
This genomic interval from Limnochorda sp. LNt contains the following:
- a CDS encoding peptide ABC transporter substrate-binding protein; its protein translation is MQGAQQRPSMVGTCLVVSLVALSVGAALTLTSPPTPAGAAPRRSGDVSGVYAGELSTINYLVTASTSEQSVAANTIDTLVEYDHLGIMRPALATSWEVSPDGLTWTFHLRRGVMWVTHQGKEYAEVTAQDWVDALRYSFDPANASLTANVAYRVIKNGEPYFKGEITDFDEVGVKALDRYTLQYTLERPVPYFLSMLTYTAFMPVNGRFLAEVGDRFGTDNEFLLYNGAYIFSVWEPHNIQVFVKNDKYWDADNVHIDRLVFRYNKEASTLAPELFLRGQITGAAIPTAALDEWMNDPVRRKMVRPGMTNFYTYFYAFNFDPKFAPEYEPDNWRVAVNNRNFRKAIFHGLDRRAALLTEDPYNPDRLLSNTITPRNFAAHGGKEYTEIGALAALSWQDTFDPELARQYRDRARQELAGKARFPVKVMMPYNTSSTSWTNRVQVIEQQLEDLLGRDFIDIIPVGFPPTGFLNATRRAGNYALQEVNWGPDYADPETYTDPFVPGGTYNRPEMAIGYTEANGKTRYENLVSAAKAEILDIGRRYELFAEAEAFLIEEAFVIPYRVGGGGYLATRLEPFTSPYAPFGVSELRYKGQVVMDRPMDSEAFDAAYQRWLQERAAALRREAAGAGQ
- a CDS encoding ABC transporter permease, with product MLQYTLRRLAHSLVTIFLVVTVVFLLMRLLPVEGYFGDSYDKLTPEQREAVLRRMGLLDPWYAQLYRFYSHLLRGDLGVSVIYRPNVPVREILALKIPYSLAFGMAALGLSLMAGLAMGVHMSLHKGGWWDKAWTGYVVFVNAVPAAVYHLFIQLYVTEIAGLPLLFSSFDPVSWILPTISMSLGGIAGYAMWVRRFMVDELNKEYIRLARAKGLPSRAIMIKHVMRNAFVPLAQYLPATVLLTIGGSIYIESLYSIPGMGGLLVDAIQRQDNPLVQALVLVYSVLAIIGLFLGDVLMTLFDPRIRLERQGATRA
- a CDS encoding ABC transporter permease; amino-acid sequence: MTAPEQRAVAGMEERLLFTLARRNEAEAERTATSDYSYWRSTWRAFLGNRTAVVLLALMMSLVLLTIVQPYLPGQKDPVHIHRDPVTGLQLRNQPPGPDFWLGTNSIGQDLWARLWAGTRTSLIIALIVGAWEIAFGILVGAAWGYVRPLEAVITEAYNVIDNIPTTILLTLLAYIMRPSFQTMIIAMCATGWLGMARFVRNQIVILRDREYNLASRCLGTPTSRIVVRNLLPYLVSVIVLRMALSIPSTIGWEVFLTYIGLGLPLDQPTLGNLLNEGRQVMMAPSLRYQLIFPAAVLSVITVSFYVLGNAFADASDPRNHF
- a CDS encoding ABC transporter ATP-binding protein translates to MEATPAAARSPGGRPPVLSVRDLVIKFRLRGRVLTAIRGLSLDLHEGEALALVGESGSGKTVLTKSWLGMLDPNGWIDRGAILMGARDLARLRAEREWLGIRGRQIAMIFQDPMTALNPLRTVGAQVQEALELHQGLRGSAARERAVEILAQVGIPDAASRYHQYPHQFSGGMRQRVVIAIAIACRPRVLVCDEPTTALDVTVQAQILELIGRLRRELGIALIFITHDLGVVARVADRVAVMYAGQIVEQGTVEEIFCDPRHPYTWALLASLPQLGVKGEPLHAIPGAPPNLLATIRGDPFAPRNPYALAIDLVQEPRPFQVSPTHWARTWLLDPRAPRVQPPPAVRRLRERRRWEGGWMGPDGQGHGQAAANRRQQGTRREVLLEVRDLRIEYRARGRRPFVAVDGVSFEVYRGETLGLVGETGSGKSSIGRAIVRITETAGGEIRFRGRRIDGRIPRELDRELTRRIQMIFQDPMASLNERAKVDYIVSEGLYNTRAYRDEQDRRARVASALREVGLLPEFASRFPHEFSGGQRQRIGIARALIMEPELVIADEPVSSLDVSVRAQVLNLLQALQRQKGLTYLFISHDLSVVRYIADRVAVMHRGRLVELAETEELFRSPLHPYTRALLSAIPVPDPRVERNRRVVRYEPPGDEDGRRSPRWAEVRPGHWVLADDAELEAYRRALEGR
- a CDS encoding type II toxin-antitoxin system Phd/YefM family antitoxin translates to MKVVYVSALKARLSEFLRLVKRGETVLVTERGRPVAMLTPVTEHQPLGEDPRLRALLESGLVRPPQAPLPEDFLDRPRPADPEGRLLAALLEERSEGR